Below is a window of Actinomycetota bacterium DNA.
GCCGAGCGTCTCGCGCAACCGGCCGACGCCGCGATGCACGAGCGATTTCACGGTGCCGACCGGCATGTCCAAAGCCAAGGCGACCTCCGCCTCCGGCAGGTCCTCGTAGAAGCGGAGGACGATCGCCGCGCGCTGTCGCTGCGGCAGCGCACGGATCGCCTCCCAGAGCACCATCCCCTCTTCGCCGAGCTCCGGCCGGTACTCGGAAGCGCGAAGCATCTCGGCATGTTTGGCGGCCACCGCCGACCGCCGCAGGAGGGAACGGCGGTGGTTCACGAGCACGGATCGCGCGTACGCGCCCGGCCGTTCTCGCTCGGTGATCCGCGACCAAGCCCGGTAGGTGCGGACCATCGCTTCCTGCGCGAGATCCTCGGCCTCGGCCCAGTCGCCGCTCAGCAGATAGCCGAGACGGCGCAGCGGTCGGAACTCCGCCTCGAAGAACTCCCGGAACTCCTGGTCTTTGGTATCCATCGCTCCCTCTCACCCGGCAAGACGCCACCGAGCGACGGAAGGTTGCGTGCCGAGAGCTACTTCTTGCGACCCGAGCGGCGTTTGGCCGCCGGGGCTGGGCGTTTGGCCGCCGTGGCTGGGCGTTTACGAGGCTTCGCGGCCGGCTTCGGCCCTGCCTTGAGAGCCGGCCGGGACTTAGCGGCGCGCTTGGGGGCCAGCTTCGAGCGCGCCTTCTCGGGTGCCGGCGCCTTGGGCTTCGGCTCCCTTGGGGCAAGTTTCTTCAATGCAACGGCGAAGGGCGCGGTGGCGGTCCCGTTCTCCGTCACGATCGCCGTCACGAGACGAGCCGGGGTGACGTCGAACGCCGGATTGACGGCGTAGGTGCCGGGCGGAG
It encodes the following:
- a CDS encoding SigE family RNA polymerase sigma factor, translating into MDTKDQEFREFFEAEFRPLRRLGYLLSGDWAEAEDLAQEAMVRTYRAWSRITERERPGAYARSVLVNHRRSLLRRSAVAAKHAEMLRASEYRPELGEEGMVLWEAIRALPQRQRAAIVLRFYEDLPEAEVALALDMPVGTVKSLVHRGVGRLRETLGPVWSSDEIVGGSDTP